Proteins co-encoded in one Brassica oleracea var. oleracea cultivar TO1000 chromosome C4, BOL, whole genome shotgun sequence genomic window:
- the LOC106342119 gene encoding jacalin-related lectin 22-like, with amino-acid sequence MGRMYQKMALCGGEGGSEWDDGVYEGVKKVYVGQDLSRITYIKFEYVKEGGEVVTREYGTVTQEDPREFVIEYPDEHITAVEGSHNKVALIATEVITSLVFKTSKGRTSPTFGPNLFGVVNGTKFKFEDEGKKIVGFHGRSDKAVDALGVYLELDSLTTPFPIYKLEAQGGKEGSVWDDGCFDGVRTVRVGQDDCRITYLEFEYVKGARFETRHHGVKGETQSEFVVNFMNEHITLVEATYDNPKLFRNTVITSLKFETSRGRTAIFGYEVGKKFVLGQNGGRLLGFHGKEGEAIDALGAYFEDIPVPTPPPVIGDSWGDYGIYDGVKKIKIGLYEEGIAFVKFVYIKGNGLVTGDDHGKITSLGAEEIVLENGEYLTGIEGYYRPIPRAPFGKTVSIKFKTNKRETPLYGLDSGEKYSFEEKGHKITGFHGRATTDVIYSIEAISRPF; translated from the exons ATGGGGAGGATGTACCAGAAGATGGCTCTTTGCGGTGGTGAAGGTGGGAGTGAATGGGACGATGGTGTATACGAGGGAGTAAAGAAAGTGTATGTTGGGCAAGATCTCTCACGTATCACTTACATCAAATTCGAATACGTGAAGGAAGGCGGCGAAGTTGTAACACGTGAATATGGGACAGTAACTCAAGAAGACCCTAGAGAG TTTGTGATTGAATATCCGGATGAACACATCACAGCGGTGGAGGGAAGCCACAACAAAGTGGCTCTGATAGCCACGGAAGTGATCACGTCCCTTGTCTTCAAGACATCAAAGGGTAGAACGTCTCCAACGTTTGGTCCAAACTTGTTTGGAGTTGTCAATGGTACAAAGTTCAAGTTCGAGGACGAGGGAAAGAAGATTGTAGGTTTCCACGGACGGTCAGATAAAGCTGTCGACGCTCTTGGAGTTTACCTTGAACTAGACTCTCTGACCACGCCTTTCCCTATTTACAAGCTTGAAGCCCAAGGTGGTAAAGAGGGGAGTGTTTGGGACGATGGTTGTTTCGACGGTGTTAGGACGGTGCGTGTTGGTCAAGATGATTGTCGTATCACTTATTTGGAGTTTGAGTACGTGAAAGGTGCGAGGTTTGAGACACGACACCATGGGGTGAAAGGAGAAACCCAATCTGAG TTTGTGGTAAATTTTATGAATGAACACATCACATTGGTGGAAGCAACCTATGATAACCCGAAGCTTTTCCGCAATACCGTCATTACCTCACTTAAGTTTGAAACATCAAGGGGCAGAACAGCAATCTTTGGGTATGAAGTTGGTAAGAAGTTTGTGCTGGGGCAAAATGGGGGTAGGCTTCTCGGATTCCATGGAAAGGAAGGTGAAGCTATCGATGCTCTTGGAGCTTACTTTGAAGACATTCCCGTTCCCACTCCCCCTCCAGTGATAGGAGATTCATGGGGTGATTATGGTATCTACGATGGTGTGAAGAAGATAAAAATAGGACTCTATGAGGAAGGTATAGCCTTTGTCAAGTTTGTGTACATTAAAGGCAATGGCCTTGTAACTGGTGATGACCATGGGAAGATAACTTCACTTGGCGCTGAAGAG ATTGTGCTTGAGAATGGTGAATATCTCACAGGCATAGAAGGCTACTATAGACCTATACCTCGTGCACCATTTGGAAAGACTGTGTCTATTAAGTTCAAGACAAACAAAAGGGAGACACCTCTGTATGGATTGGATTCTGGTGAGAAGTACTCGTTTGAGGAGAAAGGCCACAAGATCACAGGGTTCCATGGACGAGCTACCACCGATGTCATCTACAGTATCGAAGCCATTTCCAGGCCATTCTAG